A segment of the Marinitoga hydrogenitolerans DSM 16785 genome:
TTTAGTTTTTCTATAAACTCCTTATTTCCTTTTTCTAAACCTTTATTTAAACCAAATTTATATAAAATACCAGACATTATTGCCAAAATTACAATAATGATTATATATATATAATCCATCATTATTCACCTCCAACTTCATTTAAAACTTCTTCAACTAAATACATATCAAATCCCCTTTTATAAAGATATTCTTTAATTTTCCTTTTATCTTTTTTAAGCTTAAGTTGCGATAAAATTATATCACGAATAATTTCTTTTAAATTTATCTCTTTTAGCACTTTATCAATAGCAGCATAAATAATATTTTCTTCAATATGGAACTTTCTAGATAACTCCATTTTTATTATATATGGCCCCTTTTTATTCAAGGTAAGCTTATCATATGCATAAAAATATGCAAATAATTCGTCATCCAGCATTTTAAATTCTTTTAATTTATCAATTATTCTATCAATTACACCTTCATCGAACCCCTTTTCAAGGAGTCTACTTTTCATTTCAAATTCTGATCTGGCTCTGAACTTCAACAAATTAATTGCACTTTTTTGTGCAGAATCTTCATCAAATGGATCAACCGATTTCTTTCTCTTCATTCTCTACATCAGAAACTCCTTTACTATTTATCTTTTCTTTTAAGTCATCCGGTATAACAAGCCCTAACTTTTCTCTAATTCTATATTCAATTTCTTCAAGAAGATATGGATTACTTTTTAAATAATCAAGAGACTTTATCTTTCCCTGACCTAAACTAATTTCATTACCAGCTAAGTCTGTATATGAGAACCATGCGCCGCTTCTTTTTACAATTTCATTTGCGACAGCTAAATTAAAAATATCATTTTCTTTTGCTAATCCCTGACCATATATCATATCAACCTTCACTTCTTTAAACGGTGGCGCTACTTTATTTTTAACTACCTTGATGTTTACTTCATTACCATATGCTTCCTTTCCCTCTCTTAACATTGTTCCCTTTCTTACTTCCATTCTAATTGTTGAATAAAATTTTAATGCAACTCCTCCAGCAGTTGTTTCTGGATTTCCATAAACCGTACCTATCTTCATACGTGTTTGATTAATAAAGATTATGATCGTTTTTGACTTATTAACACTTCCAGCTAATTTTCTCAGAGCTTGAGACATTAATCTTGCCTGAAGACCCATATGAGAATCTCCCATATTTCCTTCTATTTCAGCTCTTGGAACTAATGCTGCAACAGAATCAATTACTACTAAATCCACTATATTGGATCTTACTATACTATCAACAATTTCTAATGCCTGTTCACCAAAATCAGGTTGTGATAATATTAATGTGTCTGGATTTACTCCTAATTTTTTCGCATATTCAAGATCAAGAGAATGTTCTGCATCTATAAATGCCGCAATACCACCTCTTCTCTGGATTTCTGCAATAGAATGCAACGCAAGTGTCGTTTTACCACTTGATTCATTACCATATATTTCTATTATTCTTCCTCTAGGATAGCCTCCAACTCCCAAAGCTGCATCTACAGATAAAACACCACTTGGAACTATATCTAATTTTCTTTCCTCTTCTAAACCTTTTCCTAAAATCATTATTGATCCTTCGCCATAATTTTTTTCTAACTCTTTAACCAATTTATCTAACATTTCTTCTTTATTTATGGCGTCTTTTTTTACAGGTTTTTTAGCCATTAATAATCATTCCTCCCTCAAAATCAATAGTATACAATTTTTTGTAAATCGGCCCTGTTTTTGTCAATGTCGATGAATATATATGAACAGCACTTACAGGCACAATAACTTTTTCAATGTCCAGAACTTTAATAAGCTTTTCCCAAAAATCTGGTACTTTTTTTATTCTTCCAACTGTCAAATGTGGTTGAAAATTACTCTCACTCTCAGAAACCTGAATATTTGATAATTTCAAAGACTTTATAACTTCATTATGCAATTGTTTTAATGTATTTCCACCTTCGACACCTAACCATATAACTCTTGGAAAATCTCTCATTTTAAAATAGCCAACTTCACTTAAACTAAAAGCAAAAGTTGGAAACCCTATTATTCTTTCTTCCATTCTCTTTGCTACTTCTGTAATTTTTGTAATATATGTATCCCCCATAAAATATAAAGTTAAATGAATATTTTCGGGTTTTGTCCAATTTCCTTTAAAACCCATTCTTTCAAGTTTTAATACTGTATCTCTCAAAATATCTCGCACACTTTGATTAACATCAAGAGCTATAAATGTCCGTAAATGTTTATTTTTATTGTTCATTTTACTCCCCCTTAAAATAGACAGTATTCTTTTTTAAATAATTAAACCCGGAAAAAAGCGAAAAAAAGGTCGTTAAAATAATAAGAATTAGATTTAAATTACTTAAAATATTCCATGTTGGTGTTAAATAAAGAGAGGCTATCAAAATAGTCTGAGAAAAAGTTTTAAATTTCCCCCATTTGTCAGCAGCCACCACAACATTTTTATTTGCTAAAAACATTCTTAAGCCACTAATAAAAATATCTCTTATAATAATAATTGCCACAAACCATCCTGGCAATTTATGTATCTCCAAAAATACAATAAATAATGCATTAATGAGTATTTTATCTGCTATTTGATCCATAAACTTTCCAAAATCACTAACAAGATTATATTTTCTTGCAATATATCCGTCCAGCAAATCAGTTAAAGAAACAAAAATATAAACAAAAAAAGCTATTAAATAATACTTTTCATCATAAGTTATAATAAACATAGGAATTGTTGCTAAAATCCTTACAAAGGTTAAAATATTTGGCGCAGTCCATAAACTCATTCCACAATACCCTCCAAATCATATTCGGAAGAATTGGTAATTTCAACAGTTACAAATTCCCCTATTTTTAATTCTTTCTCTGACTTTAAAAAAACATTTCCATCAATCTCTGGGGCATCTGAATATGCTCTTCCAATATAAACTCCATTTTCAAACTCTTCTATTAACACTTTTAAATTTTTTCCTATGAATCTCTCTAATTTTTCAGTTGATATTTCTTTTTGCAATTCCATCAAATCTCCAAGCCTTTTTTCCTTTATTTTATCTTCTACTTTATTAGGCAATAAATACGATGGTGTTCCTTCTTCGTCAAAATACATAAACGCTCCTAATCTATCAAATTCAACTTCATCAACAAAAGATAATAATTCCTCAAAGTTTTCATCTGTTTCACCAGGAAATCCTATTATTACTGTTGTTCTAATTATTGCATCTGGATTTTTTCTTATTTTCGAAATTATTTCTTTCAATTGAGATGTGTTTTTTACTCTACCCATTGACTTTAAAACACTATCCGAACCATGTTGCATAGGAATATCAAAATATTTCACTACTTTATCAAGAGAATTAATCGCTTCTATAATCTCATCATTAATATAATCTGGATGCAGATACATTATTCTAATCCAAAAATCACCTTCAATTGAATTAAGTTCTTTTAATAACTCTGGTAAAGCCTGTCTTCTATATAAATCTACACCGTATAATGTATTATCCTGTGAAACTAAAATTATTTCTTTTATACCATTTTTTATTAGAAATTCTGCTTCATTTTTTATATCTTCAATCTCTCTACTCACAGGATTACCCTTAAAATATGGAATTGAACAAAATGCACAATTTCTATTACATCCATCTGCAATCTTTATATATGCATATGATTTATCTGGAATAACACGATAATCACATTTATATACATCGTAAGGTTGAGATAATTTAAAATAATAATTTTTATTATCAATAGCCTCAACTATTTTTTCTGGTGGTACAACACCTATCAAGCCATCTACTTCTGTTAATTCTTTTCTTAAATCTTCATAATACCTTTCAACTAAACAGCCTATTGGAATTATTTTCATATTTGGATTTTCCTCTTTTAAAGAAACTACATTAAAAATTTCATTTATAGACTCTTCTTTTGCCGGTTCAATAAAACCACATGTATCTATAATAGAATAATCTGCTTCCACAGGATTGTCTGTTAATTCATATCCTTTTTGTAAAAAAATACCTCTTAAAACATCCATATCTGCCTCATTTTTAGGGCAGCCTAATGTTAAAATATATATCTTTTCTTTCATATTTTCCTCCTAAAAAACTGGTCTAAATATTATTATAACATATTTTTCTGATTTCATTGATATTTATAAATTACAATTCTTCTAAATTTTACAAAAAAATTAGCTTCACAAAAGTTTTTTGTTATTTTTCTAAAACAATATTTATAATTGTTCCTTTATTCTTTATTGAATTCACCCTCAACTTCGCATTTTGAAAAATAACAAATCTTTCTAAAAAAACAGTTCCCAATCCTGTTCCATAATCTTTCGTAGTGAAAAAAGGTTTCAAAAATTTTTCTTTTTCTTCTTTATTCATACCTATTCCATTATCAGCAAACATAATTTTATAACATTTTTTCTTTTCTAAGAGTTTAATGATTATAACACTTTTTCCTCTTTTCATTAATACAGCATCAACGGAATTCTGCACTACATTAAATATTGCAGATTTAAACAGCCATATATCACTTTTAATTTCAATATTTGCATCACAATAAAAAACAAAATCTATTTCTGAATATGTATTTTTAAATTCTTTAATTACCTCAATTATTATATCTTTCAAATTAAATAATTTTATCTCTTCTGTTGTTCTAAATAATTCCAATGTTTCACGAACTATATTTTGTATATTGTTTATTTCATGATCTAACTGCTTTAAATATTCTTTTTCACCTGTTAATTCATACATTTGAAAGGTCATTTTTAATCTGGCTATTGGTGTTTTTAACCCATGTGCCGCATTTGCCAATATCTCTCCCAATCTTGCAAAATGTCTGGCATTCTCAAGATTTTTCTTCAATCTTTTGTAATTGGTTATATCGTTTATTGCTATAATAATAAAATTTTCTTTCTTACTTACAATAAATTGTAGGTTTTTTCTTAATTTTTTCGAATATACTTCATATATTCCAGATTCTATAGTCATTTTTATCCCACTTTTAATAATAATCTTCGATAATTGCATTCCATATTTCAAAGATATATTATGAAATATTTCTTTCGCTTTTTGGTTGGACTTTTGTAAAATCCCTTTTTCATCAAACACCAATAAACCAGAACCAATACTATCAAATATAGCATTAAATTTTTCATAATATTCTCTCAAGCCTTCTCTCTCTTTAGTCAATAATATTGAATAAGTCCTAATCATTTCATCCAATTCACGAAATAATCCTGAATATTCAAGATTGTAATATTTCGTATTATAAGCATTTCCTTTATGCAGTATTCTTAAAAGTTTTTTTTCTATTAAAAAATATATGCTGAAATATAAAGACAGAAAGCTTATTGGTAATAAATACCAATAAGCCCACATATTAAATAAATAGAAAAAGAAAAGTAATATTACAGTATGTATAATGGATATCTTTTCTGATAAATCCCAGCCTAATAATTTTCTTTTTTTAATACAATCTCCACTCCTTCAGAATCCAAATTTAAAAGTTCTTTAGCATTTCCTTGATTAACAGCTATCTCTAAAAATCCTGAACTTTCTGGATGTATCAATAATTCACCAGGCAAAACATCACTAAAAACTCTTTCATAATATGCTTTAAATTTTTTATTTTCAAAATGAACAATCACTTCATCATCTTTTTTAAACAACGTTTCACCTAATTCCGATGGTATATTTGTTTGAACATTACCAAAAGTATCAAAAAAAATTACTTCTCCTTCAATGCTTTCATTTTTTATTTCTGGTGTTTTATATCTGAACAAGTTGATAATATCAATTTCATTACCTAATTTTTCTATAGGAACGCCTTTTGACAGATAAGCTGCCGCTGGAGAAAAAATGTCCCTACCATGAAATGTTGTAGAATACCTTTTTCTAAAATAATAATTTTCATTGCTTATTTCAATTAATCTATCTATACCATATTCTTCTGCAACTAATGTTAAAAGTCCATTATCTGGCGCAATAAAATAAAAATTTCTTTTTTTCGCCTTCATAATAATAGGTTTTCTATTGCTTCCAACACCTGCATCTATAACGCTTAAAAATATAGTTCCTTCTGGAAAGTCTTTTGAAAATCTGTGTAAAATATAAGCATTAACCTTTGGATCAAATTTTTTTGTTTCATGTAAAACATCAATTATTTCAACATCTTTATTTATGCTTTTCATTACAGCTTTACACACACCTACATAATAACTATCATTACCCCAATCTGTAAAAAAGGCGATCATATTCCTCCCCCCATATAATCTTCTCGTTTTTTATTTATATTCAAAAGCTTTAAATCTCCTTCTGTAGATTTCAATCTAATCGTTTTATATTGTAAATCATGATATGTTGTAATCCTTCTTATTGTTCTTGTTTTTGAACGCATGACTATACTTTCAGTAATAGCTTTTCCTTTATAAAAATGCACACCCTTTAAAAAATCTCCATCAGTTACTCCTGTTGCCGAAAATAATACATTTTCCCCACCTGCTAAATCCTCAGTATAATATACCTTTTCTAGATTCCATCCATCCTCTATTAATTTTCCTTTTTCTTCTTCGGATTGTGGCCATAACTGTACCTGTAACTCTCCTCCTAAAGTCCTCAATGCTCCTGCTGCTAACACTGCTTCAGGTGATCCACCTATACCTATATATATATCAACACCACTATCAGGCATTGCGGTAGCTATTGCTGCTGCTATATCACCATCACCTATCAATTTTATTCTGGCTCCTACTTTTCTAATTTCATCAATAATTCTACTGTGCCTATCTCTATTTAAAACAACCACAGTTATCTCACTTACAGGAACCTTCAAAGCTGCTGCTGCAACTCTTAAATTTTCTCTTATAGAACTCCTTATATCTAACAAACCTTTTAATTCTGGACCAACTGCAAGTTTATATGAATAAAAAGTTGGCAAATAGGCCAATTTCCCTTTCTCAGCTAATATCATAACACTTATTGCGTTGGGTAATCCAAAAGCAACTAGTCTTGTTCCATCAATAGGATCAACAGCTATATCATATTCATCATCATCTTCATTCCATGTGCCAACCTTTTCACCAATATACAACATAGGCGCCTCATCTTTTTCTCCTTCACCAATAATAACCGTGCCTTTTATTTCTATATAATCAAGCATACCTCTCATAGCGTCTACAGCTGCTTGATCTACAGCATTTTTATCTCCCATCCCTAAATGTAAACTACTGGTTAAAGCTGCCGCTTCTGTCACCCTCACCAAGTCAAGTGTAATCTCTCTATCCATCTTTTCTGTCATCAAATCCCCCCATTCACTTTATTAATGTAATATTATTATACTAAAAAACTTTATTTTTTTTAACCTCTATTTTTAGCTGTATATTATAAATAAATTCAATTACAATCAATGATATAATTTATGAACTGCTTTACACACTTTGAAAAAAAACAACAATATGATACAATTTAATTGTAAATATTTTTATAATAATACTTCTGGAGGTGAAAATACGTGGAAATTAA
Coding sequences within it:
- the recA gene encoding recombinase RecA — translated: MAKKPVKKDAINKEEMLDKLVKELEKNYGEGSIMILGKGLEEERKLDIVPSGVLSVDAALGVGGYPRGRIIEIYGNESSGKTTLALHSIAEIQRRGGIAAFIDAEHSLDLEYAKKLGVNPDTLILSQPDFGEQALEIVDSIVRSNIVDLVVIDSVAALVPRAEIEGNMGDSHMGLQARLMSQALRKLAGSVNKSKTIIIFINQTRMKIGTVYGNPETTAGGVALKFYSTIRMEVRKGTMLREGKEAYGNEVNIKVVKNKVAPPFKEVKVDMIYGQGLAKENDIFNLAVANEIVKRSGAWFSYTDLAGNEISLGQGKIKSLDYLKSNPYLLEEIEYRIREKLGLVIPDDLKEKINSKGVSDVENEEKEIG
- the glpX gene encoding class II fructose-bisphosphatase — protein: MTEKMDREITLDLVRVTEAAALTSSLHLGMGDKNAVDQAAVDAMRGMLDYIEIKGTVIIGEGEKDEAPMLYIGEKVGTWNEDDDEYDIAVDPIDGTRLVAFGLPNAISVMILAEKGKLAYLPTFYSYKLAVGPELKGLLDIRSSIRENLRVAAAALKVPVSEITVVVLNRDRHSRIIDEIRKVGARIKLIGDGDIAAAIATAMPDSGVDIYIGIGGSPEAVLAAGALRTLGGELQVQLWPQSEEEKGKLIEDGWNLEKVYYTEDLAGGENVLFSATGVTDGDFLKGVHFYKGKAITESIVMRSKTRTIRRITTYHDLQYKTIRLKSTEGDLKLLNINKKREDYMGGGI
- the rimO gene encoding 30S ribosomal protein S12 methylthiotransferase RimO, with the protein product MKEKIYILTLGCPKNEADMDVLRGIFLQKGYELTDNPVEADYSIIDTCGFIEPAKEESINEIFNVVSLKEENPNMKIIPIGCLVERYYEDLRKELTEVDGLIGVVPPEKIVEAIDNKNYYFKLSQPYDVYKCDYRVIPDKSYAYIKIADGCNRNCAFCSIPYFKGNPVSREIEDIKNEAEFLIKNGIKEIILVSQDNTLYGVDLYRRQALPELLKELNSIEGDFWIRIMYLHPDYINDEIIEAINSLDKVVKYFDIPMQHGSDSVLKSMGRVKNTSQLKEIISKIRKNPDAIIRTTVIIGFPGETDENFEELLSFVDEVEFDRLGAFMYFDEEGTPSYLLPNKVEDKIKEKRLGDLMELQKEISTEKLERFIGKNLKVLIEEFENGVYIGRAYSDAPEIDGNVFLKSEKELKIGEFVTVEITNSSEYDLEGIVE
- a CDS encoding ATP-binding protein, with the protein product MREYYEKFNAIFDSIGSGLLVFDEKGILQKSNQKAKEIFHNISLKYGMQLSKIIIKSGIKMTIESGIYEVYSKKLRKNLQFIVSKKENFIIIAINDITNYKRLKKNLENARHFARLGEILANAAHGLKTPIARLKMTFQMYELTGEKEYLKQLDHEINNIQNIVRETLELFRTTEEIKLFNLKDIIIEVIKEFKNTYSEIDFVFYCDANIEIKSDIWLFKSAIFNVVQNSVDAVLMKRGKSVIIIKLLEKKKCYKIMFADNGIGMNKEEKEKFLKPFFTTKDYGTGLGTVFLERFVIFQNAKLRVNSIKNKGTIINIVLEK
- the thpR gene encoding RNA 2',3'-cyclic phosphodiesterase — its product is MNNKNKHLRTFIALDVNQSVRDILRDTVLKLERMGFKGNWTKPENIHLTLYFMGDTYITKITEVAKRMEERIIGFPTFAFSLSEVGYFKMRDFPRVIWLGVEGGNTLKQLHNEVIKSLKLSNIQVSESESNFQPHLTVGRIKKVPDFWEKLIKVLDIEKVIVPVSAVHIYSSTLTKTGPIYKKLYTIDFEGGMIING
- a CDS encoding SAM hydrolase/SAM-dependent halogenase family protein; amino-acid sequence: MIAFFTDWGNDSYYVGVCKAVMKSINKDVEIIDVLHETKKFDPKVNAYILHRFSKDFPEGTIFLSVIDAGVGSNRKPIIMKAKKRNFYFIAPDNGLLTLVAEEYGIDRLIEISNENYYFRKRYSTTFHGRDIFSPAAAYLSKGVPIEKLGNEIDIINLFRYKTPEIKNESIEGEVIFFDTFGNVQTNIPSELGETLFKKDDEVIVHFENKKFKAYYERVFSDVLPGELLIHPESSGFLEIAVNQGNAKELLNLDSEGVEIVLKKENY
- a CDS encoding regulatory protein RecX, with amino-acid sequence MKRKKSVDPFDEDSAQKSAINLLKFRARSEFEMKSRLLEKGFDEGVIDRIIDKLKEFKMLDDELFAYFYAYDKLTLNKKGPYIIKMELSRKFHIEENIIYAAIDKVLKEINLKEIIRDIILSQLKLKKDKRKIKEYLYKRGFDMYLVEEVLNEVGGE
- the pgsA gene encoding CDP-diacylglycerol--glycerol-3-phosphate 3-phosphatidyltransferase is translated as MSLWTAPNILTFVRILATIPMFIITYDEKYYLIAFFVYIFVSLTDLLDGYIARKYNLVSDFGKFMDQIADKILINALFIVFLEIHKLPGWFVAIIIIRDIFISGLRMFLANKNVVVAADKWGKFKTFSQTILIASLYLTPTWNILSNLNLILIILTTFFSLFSGFNYLKKNTVYFKGE